The following coding sequences lie in one Musa acuminata AAA Group cultivar baxijiao chromosome BXJ1-8, Cavendish_Baxijiao_AAA, whole genome shotgun sequence genomic window:
- the LOC135680432 gene encoding uncharacterized protein LOC135680432, with product MGRFSPHHEDDVDVLEYLEFSESDYAGPPALPPPSSPPSPNDEFDMALLDAVDSTLLWEINNDDATTRVEQLVADNDYCGGGGSGPPAGKTGELMAVSPAWAPATGLDCSCCHVLREVIHSDGQKNMKLALHGGLGVFYHAILDVYYNVDGFVPAMEQSYIDLSGQNLEWVKQFFLDYGLLRVRERYVMMQDSLSAFYDALCVPMSYEEEKVVPEPGLCQSRPSELHCTGEVGKSKAGIATQRERTRRLHLKDVANYVHLPITEAAKELQICPTALKKVCRKHGMLRWPYRKIKSIDRTISNLQRELRSGTAEGATEVEARIERLVAQRARICAGLPP from the exons ATGGGTCGCTTCAGCCCTCACCACGAGGACGACGTCGACGTCCTCGAGTACCTCGAGTTCTCCGAATCCGATTACGCTGGGCCGCCGGCCCTCCCCCCGCCGTCGTCGCCGCCGTCGCCGAACGACGAGTTCGACATGGCTTTGCTGGACGCCGTGGACAGCACTTTGCTGTGGGAAATCAACAACGACGACGCGACGACCAGAGTGGAACAACTGGTGGCGGACAACGACTACTGCGGCGGCGGCGGGTCGGGACCGCCAGCGGGGAAGACGGGTGAGCTGATGGCGGTGTCTCCCGCGTGGGCTCCTGCGACAGGCTTGGATTGCAGTTGCTGCCATGTGTTGCGAGAAGTGATTCACAGCGATG GTCAAAAGAACATGAAGCTTGCGCTGCATGGAGGGCTCGGCGTCTTCTACCATGCGATCCTCGACGTGTATTACAACGTCGATGGGTTCGTGCCAGCGATGGAACAGTCCTACATCGA TTTAAGTGGTCAAAACCTGGAATGGGTGAAGCAGTTCTTCCTCGACTACGGCCTGCTACGAGTGCGTGAGCGATACGTGATGATGCAGGACTCGCTGTCCGCCTTTTACGATGCTCTGTGCGTACCCATGAGCTACGAGGAGGAGAAAGTTGTGCCAGAACCAG GGTTATGTCAATCCAGGCCAAGTGAACTGCACTGCACCGGTGAAGTAGGAAAGTCGAAAGCAGGAATTGCCACACAG AGGGAGAGGACCAGGAGGCTGCACCTCAAGGATGTGGCTAATTACGTGCATCTTCCCATAACGGAGGCTGCTAAGGAGCTACAAATATGCCCCACAGCCCTCAAGAAAGTGTGCCGCAAGCATGGGATGCTTCGGTGGCCGTATCGCAAG ATTAAGAGCATAGACAGGACCATCTCAAATTTGCAGAGGGAGCTGCGTTCTGGAACTGCAGAAGGAGCTACAGAAGTTGAAGCTAGGATCGAGAGACTTGTGGCTCAAAGAGCCAGAATATGTGCAGGCCTTCCACCATAA